Part of the Streptomyces sp. NBC_01264 genome, GACGATCCCGAGGAGCTCCTCCGGGTCGTGGAGGGGTTCCTCGGCGCGTGCCGGATCGGGGTGCGCCTTGCGGTGGTTGAGGCGGGCGACGACGCGGCGGGCCTGGCGGATGGCGTCGTGCTCGTCGAGGGCGTAGTAGTCGGCGAGGCCCGAGGTCCGGGCGTGCATGTCGGCTCCGCCGAGGGACTCGTCGTCGCTCTCCTCGCCGGTGGCCATCTTGACGAGCGGCGGGCCGCCCAGGAACACCTTGGAGCGGTCCTTGATCATGATGGTGTGGTCGGACATGCCGGGGATGTACGCGCCTCCGGCGGTGGAGTTGCCGAGGACGACGGCGACGGTGGGGACCCCGTCGGCCGAGAGGCGGGTGAGGTCGCGGAAGATGGCGCCGCCCGGGATGAAGATCTCCTTCTGGGAGGGGAGATCGGCGCCGCCGGACTCGACGAGGCTGATGCAGGGCAGTCGGTTCTGCCGGGCGATCTCGTTGGCGCGGAGTGCCTTCTTGAGCGTCCAGGGGTTGGAGGCGCCGCCGCGGACGGTGGGGTCGTTGGCCGTGACCAGGCATTCGACGCCTTCGACGGTACCGATGCCGGTGACCATCGAGGCACCGACCGGGTAGTCGCTCCCCCAGGCGGCGAGCGGGGACAGCTCCAGGAACGGGGTGTCCGGGTCGAGGAGCAGCTCGACCCGCTCACGGGCGAGGAGCTTGCCGCGGGTCTTGTGCCGGGCGGTGTACTTCTCGCCGCCGCCGGCGAGGGCGGCGGCGTGCGCGGCATCGAGCTCGGCGAGGCGTGCCAGGGCGGCGGTACGGGCCTGCGTGTGCTCGGGGGCGAGCGGGTCGACGGCACTCTTGAGGCGGGTCACGGGGTCCCCTCCGGGGTGGTGGTGGGCGCGGGGGGCTCCGCGAGTGGCTCCGCGGGTGGTTGCGGCAGCCCTGCCGGGGCCTCCGTGGGGGGTTGCGGCGGGGCCGCGGGTGACTCCGCGGGCCGTGGCGGCAGGGCCGCGGGGGCCTGCGCGGGTGGCTGCGGCAGCCCTGCGGGGAGGTCCGTGGGGGGTTGCAGCAGGGCTGCCGGGATGTCCATGTGGCGGGAGCGGAGCCATTCGCCCAGGGCCTTGGCCTGGGGGTCGAAGCGGTGGCCGGAGGCCACGCCGTCGCCGAGGATCCGGGTGACGGTGAAGTTGAGGGAGCGCAGGTTCGGGAGCTCGGCGCGGGTCACTTCCAGTGGGGCCGTCTCGGGGAGCAACGCCTTGAAGGCTTCGACGGTGAGGGTGGTGCGCAACCAGTCCCAGGCGGGGGCGGTCTCGGCCCACAGCCCGACGTTGGCGTCCCCGCCCTTGTCTCCGCTGCGGGCCCCGACGAGGGTGCCGAGCGGGACCCTGCGGGTGGGGGTGGTGGGCTCGGGGGTGGTGGGCCCTGCGGGGCTTTCCCCCACCCCGCCCCTTCCCGAAACCGGGGGCTGCGCCCCCGGACCCGCCGGGCCGGGCTCCGCCCAGGGCCCTTCGGGGGCTCCGCCCCCGGACCCCCGCTCCTCAAACGCCGGAGGGGCTGGATGTGGCGCCGGAGGGGCTGGAACCGCCGCCTCAGGGGCGCGGTTCGGGGCGAGCAGGATGCGGGTGCCGTCCGGGAGGACTGCTGTGTGGGGGACCTCGGTGGAGGGGGTGCAGAGCGACTCGAAGACTCCGTACGGCTGGGCCGGGGACGGGGGGGCCGTGACGTGGAAGCCGGGGTAGCTGGCCAGGGCCAGTTCGATGGCCGCCGAGGTCAGGGCCCGGCCCACCCGGTCGGGGGACGGGTCCCGGACGACCAGGCGGAGCAGCGCGCTCGCGGTCTCCTCGGTCGGAGCGTCCTCGTGGTCCGTACGGGACAAGGTCCAGACGACCGACTCCACCGGCGTCAGGAGCGGAGCCAGCTGCTCCCGCACCAGCGCCGCCTTCGCGTCGATGTCCAGGCCCGTCAGGACGAAGACGACCTCGTTGCGCCAGCCACCGATGCGGGTCACGCCCACCTTCAGGGTGCCGGGCGGGGCCTCCCCCAGGACCCCGGAGATGCGGACCCGGTCCGCACCCGCCTCCGACAGCCGGACCGTGTCCAGGCGGGCCGTCACGTCGGGGCCGAGGTAGCGGACTCCCTGGGTCTCGTAGAGGAGTTGGGCCGTGACCGTACCGACGGAGACGACGCCGTCCGTGCCCGGGTGCTTCGTGATGACCGACGAGCCGTCCGATGAGATCTCGGCCAGCGGGAAGCCGGGCCGGGTGACGTCGTGCCGGGTGAAGAACGAGTAGTTGCCGCCCGTGGCCTGGGTGCCGCACTCCAGTACGTGGCCCGCCACCACCGCCCCGGCCAGCCGGTCGTGGTCGTCCGGCGCCCAGTCGAACCACCAGGCCGCGGGCCCGCTCACCAGCGCCGCGTCCGTGACCCGGCCGGTCACCACCACGTCCGCGCCCGCCCGCAGGCAGGCCGTGATCCCGGCGCCGCCCAGGTAGGCGTTCGCGGTGAGTGCGCCCGCGCCCGGTCCCGGGTACGGCATCAGGTCGTCGCCCTCCACGTGTGCCACCGCGACCGGGACGGACAGCTTCGCGGCCAGCGCGCGTACCGCTCCGGCGAGTCCCGCCGGGTTCAGGCCGCCCGCGTTCACGACGATCCGTACGCCCCGCTCGTGGGCCAGGCCGAGGCACTCCTCCAGCTGGCGCAGGAAGGTTTTGGCGTAGCCGAGTTCCGGGTTCTTCAGGCGGTCGCGGCCGAGGATCAGCATGGTCAGCTCGGCCAGGTAGTCCCCGGTCAGTACGTCGAGGGGGCCGTCCGTCAGCATCTCGCGCAGGGCGTCGAAGCGGTCTCCGTAGAAGCCCGACGCGTTGCCGATGAGGAGGGGGCGACGGGTCATCGGGAGGCCCCCGGCGTGCGGCCGGGGCCCGCCGGGCCCGCGAAGGCCTGGGCGATGTCGAGCCAGCCGTCGGCGTCGGGGCCGGACGCCGTCAGGGCCAGGTCGGCGCGGTGGGCGCGCTGGGTCACCAGCAGGCAGAAGTCGAGCGCCGGGCCGGTGACCCGCTGCGGTGCGTCCTCGGGACCGTACGTCCACAGCTCGCCCGGGGCTCCCGGGGCTCCCGGAGCCGTCAGCTCCACCCGGAACTCCCCCGTCGGCGCCGGCAGGCCCCGTACCGCGTACGCGTAGTCGCGCGCCCGCACTCCGATCCGTGCCACGTGCCGCAGCCGGGCCGTGGGTACGCGGCGCACCCCGAGCGCGTCCGCCACGTCCTGGCCGTGCGCCCAGGTCTCCATCAGGCGGGCGCTCGCCATCGACGCGGCCTTCATCGGCGGCCCGTACCAAGGGAACTTGGCGTCGGGCGAGGCCGCGGCGAGGGCCCCGTCGAGTGCGGCGCGGCCGTCCCTCCAGCGGGCGAGCAGCTCGGCGGGGGCCAGTGCGGCACCTTTCTCGGCGCCCGCGTCGACGAAGGAGTCGGGGGCCTTCAGGGCCTCCTCGACCAGCCCTGCGAAGGCGGCGGCGTCGGTGAGCGCGAGCAGGGCGGCCCGGTCGGTCCAGTGGAGGTGGGCGATCTGGTGGGCGAGGGTCCAGCCGGGGGCGGGTGTGGGCTTCGCCCAGTCGGGGGCGGGCAGCTCCCCGACCAGGGAGTCGAGTTCCCGGCCCTCCTCGCGGAGATCGCCGAAGACGGCGACGACGGCGGAGGTGTTCTCGACAGCGGATGGATCGGGCACGGGTGCGCTCCCCTTCTCGGCGTGAGGGGAAGCGTGGCAGTCGCCAGGAAAACAATCAAGCGTGCTTGCATTTATTCTTGGACGCGAACGGGTGGGGGTAGGAGGGGACTTGGGCAGTCGGCGATGCCTTCGTGACGGGAGCGGTACCGGGCGTGCCCTGCGGGCGGCCGTCCCCTACCCGCCCTTCCACCATCCCCCAGACTCCGTCCGGGGGGACCCCCAGCCGGGCTCCGCCCGGACCCGTTGCCGCGTGCGGCGCCGTTTCCGGGGGCCAGCCCCCGGGCCCCCGCTCCTCAAACGCCGGAGGGGCTGGATTTACCTGCGGGCAGGCGCAGGTAGGCGCCGGGGCTGGATGGCGCGGAGCGCCATTTCAGCCGTCCGGCGTTTGAGGACCGGGGTCTGGGGCGGAGCCCCAGGGGGCCCGGGCCCAGCCCCCGGGAGCCCCCGCGCGGGGCTCCCCTTGCGCGGCGCCCGGCTCCGCGGCGAGGATCCCCGGCACGGCCTAGCGCGCGACAGGGACAGGGACGGGGACGGGGACGGGGACGGGACATGGATGTGAACGCGTACGGGGACGAAGGCGTGCTCGCGGGTGCTGTCAAAGGCGTGATGTTCGACTTCTCCGGCACCCTCTTCCGCGTCCAGCCCACCGAGGACTGGCTGCGCGCGGTCGTGGCGGACAGCGGGATCGAGCTGCCCGAGGCCGAACTCACCGGGTTGGCCGTCCTGCTCGAGGAGGCGGGCGCCCTGCCCGGCGGGGCCTCGCCGCGGCGGTTGCCGGGCCGGCTGGAGCCGCTGTGGCGGGAGCGGGACCTGAGCCCCGAGCAGCACCGGGCCGCGTACACCGCCCTCACCCTCGAGGTGCCGCTGCCCTCCCCGGAGCTGGCCGACGCCCTCTACGAGCGGCACTGGACCCCCGCGGCCTGGCGGCCCTACCCCGATACCGCCGCCACCCTCGCCGCCCTGCACGATCGGGGCGTCCCCGTCGCCGTCGTCAGCAACATCGGCTGGGACCTGCGCCCCGTCTTCCGCGCCCACGGGGTCGACCGGTACGTCGACGCGTACGTGCTCTCCTTCGAGCACGGAGTCCAGAAGCCCGATCCCCGCCTGTTCCGGGTCGCCTGCGAGGCGCTCGGGGCGGCGCCCGCGGATGTGCTCATGGTCGGCGACGACGCCGTCGCGGACGCCGGGGCCGCGGCGCTGGGGTGCCCGGTCCGGCTGGTCGAACACCTGCCGGTCGAGCAGCGGCCCAGTGGGCTGGGCGCGGCGCTCGGGCTGCTCGGTCCGCTCGGGCTGCTCTGACGGCTGCCACCGTCAGGACGCGCCGTCGGCCGCCCGGCGGGTGAAGTCCATCGTCCAGTTGTGGACCCAGACCTCGCCCCCGTCGGCCGAGAAGAACTGCTCCCACCGCGGGGAGTCCGTGTCCGTGCGCGACCACACGAACCGCACCCGGACCGCCTTGCCCTCGTAGGTGTCCTCGCCCTCGAAGACTCCCGTCCCCGTCGTCGCGTCGAACCGTCCCATGACGGGCGGGAAGAGGGTCCCGGTGCGGCGGCTGCCCCAGTTGAGGGCCCACTGCTCGCGCTCGTGGTCGTAGAGGCGCAGGGTCAGTCCCGCGAATCCCTTCGTCGGGAACTCGATCTCGTCGAAGCTCGCGGCGCCGTCGAAGTGGCGGGTGGCCCGGGACACCGCCGGGAACTCCTCCCAGCCGCTGTCCGCGTCCAGGAAGTCGACGAGCCAGCGGTTGGCGACGTCCCAGTTGCCGGCGAAGAAGTCGAAGTCGTTCATGTGCGGTCTCCCCAGAAGGCTGTTCTCCGTGCTGATGGGGGAACCGTAGGAGGACTCCACTGACATCCTGTGTCAGTGAAGTCCACATGAAGTCCAGCCGACTGCTCTCGATCCTGCTCCTGCTCCAGACGCGGGGCCGGATGACCGCCGCCGAGCTCGCCGGGGAGCTGGAGGTGTCGGTCCGTACGGTCTACCGCGACGCGGAGGCACTGGCCGCCGCCGGCGTCCCGCTGTACGGCGACGCCGGACACAGCGGCGGCTACCAGCTCCTCGACGGCTACCGCACCCGCCTCACCGGGCTGGCCGCGGGCGAGGCGGAGGCGCTCTTCCTCACCTCCATGCCCGGCCCCGCCGCCGAACTCGGCCTCGGACAGGCCCTGTCCACCGCCCAGCTGAAGCTGCGTGCCGCGCTGCCCGCCGAGCTGCGCGCGCAGGCCGACCGGATGCGGCTGCGCTTCCACCTGGACGCGCCCGGCTGGTACGCGGAGCACGAGGAGACCCCGCACCTGGCGCGGATCGCCGACGCGGTGTGGCGGGGGCGGGTCGTCGGGGTCCGGTACCGGCGCTGGAAGGCGCCCCACGAGGTGGACCGGCGACTGGCCCCGTACGGGCTGGTCCTGAAGGCGGGGCGCTGGTACCTGGTCGCGGGCTCGGCGGCCGAGCAGGGCGCGCCGGGTACGTCGGGTACGTCGGCCGCGCCGGGTACGCCGGCCGCGCCAGGTGCGCCGGCCCCCGCCGGCCCCCCGTTCACCTACCGCGTGGACCAGATCCTGGCCGTCCGCGAGACCGACGAGGAGTGCGCGCTCCCGGACGGCTTCGAGCTGGCCGCCCACTGGCGGCGCACGCAGGCCGAGTTCCACGAGCGGCTGTACCCGGAGGAGGCGGAGGTACGGGTCTCCGCGCGCGCGGCCGCCCGGCTGACCGGCGCCCAGGCCAGGGCCCTGGCCGCCACCGGGACCCCGGACCCGGAGCTGCCCGGGTGGACACGGGCGGTCCTGCCGATCGAGTCGCAGGACCACGCGCAGGCGCGGTTCCTGGAGCTCGGCGCGGAGGCGGAGGTGCTCGCCCCACCCTCCCTGCGCCGCCGCATCGGAGCGGCCGCGGCCGCGACGGCGGCCCGCTACGGGACTGCGGGGGCGGGCGGAGCCGAGGGCGGGGGCGAGCCCGGGTGACGGTTCGCACAGGAACGGGTGAGGCCTTCCCTCCGGCGCGGGCGGCTGGGATGCTCCGCGCATGACGACTCGTGGAATGTATTTCGCGACCGCCGCCCTGAGCGCCCTCGCGCTGGGCGTGGCCATGGCCAGCGGCTGGGGCCAGGACTTCCCGGACGGGGAACGGCCGACCGGGACGACCGGGACGGCGCACGTCGAGGCGAACGTCCAGCACGCGGACGTGAAGCCCCTGCCCGCCCCGCCGGCGGGCGACATCATCTGGAACTGACCGGGACCGACCGGAGCGGACCGAGCGACCGAGCTGACCGGACCGGCGTGGCCTGAACTCGCCCCACCCCTCCCCCATCCGACCCTCAAACCTCCCTGGAACAAAGGGAGTCGGTATACGGTCGTCGCCGACCAGGACGGGCACGAGGTACGGGGCACGGGGGCTGGAGCGATATGAGTGTCGACGTTCGCTATCTGGTGGAACGGATCGCGCTGACCCTGATGGCCGTATCGGGCGTCGTGGTCCTGATCGCGGACCTCTTCGGGCGGCTCGACGAGACCCTCCGCACGCAGGTCGCCCGGCTCGACACCAGCTTCCAGGCGCAGCTCGCCAAGCTGGACATCCGATATGGCGTCAGTGAACCCTTTCCGCCGGTACTTGGCGACGAAAACCAAGTGAACGTGCAGGTGGCAGACAACATGACGCACGGTTCTGACATCGGGATGAGGATTCCAGCTCGGCGACATTAACCACTGCTAGGTTCCCGATCGTGAGCCAAGACACCCTGGTCAAGCGACAGTTCGGGCACCGTGCCCGGCTCGCGCTGTCGCCTGCCGGGGTTCGCAAGGCAGATGATCAGGCACACGCGGCCCGCACCATGTGGAATCTGCTACATGCGTGGTGGCGGATGATGCCGAAGGAGAAGCGGACCCTGACGAACGCGGATGCAGCGATCCGCCAGGCCCGGGGCGACATCGACTTTCTTGCTGTTCTTCCCGCGCAGGCCGCGCGAGCGGTGCTGAAAACGTACTTCCAGGCATGGAAGAACTGCTGGGACGGCCGGGCCGACGCCCCGAACTTCAAGGGCCGGCTGCGCACGGTGATGTCCGTGGACGTCCCGCAGGGCCGGGACCTGAACATTATCCGCGTGCATCGCAGGTGGGGCATGGCCAACCTGTCTAAGGTCGGCCGGGTCCGCTTCCGGTGGACCAAGGACCTGCCCGTGGGCAAGCGTGCAGGCCTGGAGAACCGAGTCACCGGGGCGCGGCTGGTCAAGGACGCTCTCGGCTGGCATATCGCCTTCCGCGTCCAGGCCCTTCAGGTCAAGCCCGAGCCCCACCAAGGGCCAGAGATCGGCATCGACGTGGGCGTCACTGTCCCCATCGCCCTCTCAGACGGTGAGACGTACGAACACGACGAGTGGCTGACGGAGAGGGAGCAGGCGAAGCTCCTGCACCTGGAGCAGCGCGCCGCACGGCGTAAACGGCACCGCACTCCCGGCGAACGGACCAGCCGCCGACTGCACCACACCTACGACCAGATCGCAGGACTCCGCGCGAAAGCCAAGCGCAGGGCACTGGACTGGCAGCACAAGACGACCACCACCATCGCCCGCACCTACGGCACGGTCGTGGTCGAAGCACTCACCATCACGAACATGGTCAAGTCCGCCAGGGGAACCATCGAAGAGCCGGGGAAGAACGTCGCCCAGAAGTCTGGGCTGAACCGTTCGATCAGCGGGGAGGCGTGGGGCCGGACGGTCACCATGCTGACGTACAAAACCGCCCGGCTCGGCGGCACCCTGCACAAGGTCCCCGCACCCAACACCTCCCAACGCTGCTCAGGGTGCGGCTTGACCACGCCCGGCAGTCGGGAGTCCCAGGCCGTGTTCGTATGCAAGAACCCGGACTGCGGGTGGTCGGGCAACGCCGACTGGAATGCGGCCCGGAACGTCTTGCATCTGTACCGGATGGGCCTCGCGCTCGTCCCGGCTGCCGGGAGGGCAGTCTCCAGGCGTGCCAAGCGCGTCGAGCCCGCTGCCGCAAGGTAAGCAGGAATCTCCCAGCTCCAGCCGGGAGAGCACTTCAAGATCAGTTCGGCTGAGAGCTCCGTGGGCGGGTCCGCCGGCTGTCCGGCTGCGCGTCCTGCTGCCCGGCCTGCGGGTCGGTCTGCGAGCGGACCGCGCCCATGCTCGCCACGATGACCAGCGCGATCGCCGCCGCGTCGAGCGCCGACAGCGCCTGGTTCAGGATCAGGAAGCCGGCCGTCGCGGCGATCGCGGGCTCCAGGCTCATCAGGATCGCGAAGGTCGGCGCCGGGAGCCTGCGCAGGGCGAGCAGCTCCAGCGTGTAGGGCAGTACCGAGGACAGCAGCGCCACGCCCAGGCCCAGGCCCAGGGTCTCGGGGCGCAGCAGGGCCGAGCCGGCCTCGATCACGCCGAGCGGCAGGGACAGTACGGCCGCCACGGCCATCGCCAGCGCCAGCCCGTCCGCCTGGGGGAACCGGCGGCCGGTCCGCGCGCTGAACACGATGTACGCCGCCCACATGCCGCCCGCCGCGAGGGCGAAGGCCGCGCCCAGCGGATCGAGGCCGCCGAGGCCCCCTCCGCCGTGGGTGGACAGCAGGACGACTCCGGCCAGCGCCAGCCCGGCCCACAGCAGGTTCAGCAGCCGGCGCGAGACCACGACGGAGAGCACCAGCGGGCCCAGCACCTCCAGGGTGACGGCCGGGCCGAGGGGGATCCGGTCGATGGCCTGGTAGATGAACCCGTTCATGCCGGCCATGGTCACGCCGAACCAGACCACGGTCGACCAGTCGGACCGGGAGTACCCGCGCACCTTGGGCCGGCAGACGAGCAGCAGCACCAGCGCGGCCGCGGCGAGGCGCAGCGTGACCACGCCGGCCGCGCCCGCCCGCGGCATGAGCATCACCGCGAGGGCGGCACCGAACTGCACCGAGACGCCGGCCGTGATGACCAGCGCGACCGGGCCGAAGCGGTCCCGGAAGGAGCCGTCCGCGGGGGCGGGGACCGGGGCGGCTTCCGTCGCTTGCGCGGACACGGTGGTCTTGGCGGTGCTCGGGGGGCAGGAGGGTGCGGGCATTTATCCAGATTAGGGGGTGCGTAAGGACCGTGCTTCCGTGTTTTGCCTTACATCCCGTGTGCGTCCGGTTCCGGCGGGCCCTCGTGCAGCCCCTCCGCCAGGACCTCCGCCAGGTGGCGGGCCCGGCCGCCGGCCAGCTGCGCGATCTGGGTCCGGCAGGAGAACCCGTCCGCCAGCACCTCCGTACCCGGGGCCGCCGCCCGCAGGGACGGCAGGAGCTGCTCCTCGGCGCAGGCCACGGAGACCTCGTGGTGCCCGGGCTCGAAGCCGAAGTTGCCCGCGAGGCCGCAGCAGCCTCCGCTGAGCCCGCCCGTCAGCCCGGCGCGCTCGCGCAGCCGGCGGTCGGGGCCGTCGCCGAGGACGGCGTGCTGGTGGCAGTGGGTCTGGCCGGCGACCGGCCGGTCGAGGCGGGGCGGCTGCCAGTGGGGGGCGTGCTCCTCCAGGGTCTCGGCGAAGGTTCGGACGGCCGCTGCGAGACGGGATGCGCGGGGGTCCTGCGGGAGCAGGGCGGGCAGATCGGTGCGGAGCGCTGCCGCGCAGCTCGGTTCGAGGACGGTGACGGGGCCCTGCGGGTCGCCTACGGCGTCCAGGGTGCGGCGGAGGACCCTGCGGGCGGTGTCCAGGCGGCCCGTGGAGATGTAGGTCAGCCCGCAGCAGACCCGCCCCGCCGGGACCACGGGCTCCAGGCCGGCGGCCCGCAGGACCCTTACGGCGGCGTGGCCGGCCTCCGGCGCGAGGTACTCCGTGAACGTGTCCGGCCACACCGTCACGACGGTCGCGGCACCGGTCGCCCCGGGCTCCGCCCCGGACCCGGACGGGCCCTGCGGGGCGAGGTCCCCTACCCGCCCTTCCACCGTTCCCCGGGGCTGCGCCCCGGACCCCCTGGGGCTCCGCCCCAGACCCCGGTCCTCAAACGCCGGACGGCTGAAATGGCGCTCCGCGCCATCCAGCCCCTCCGGCGTTTGAGGAGCAGGGGTCCGGGGACTGGTCCCCTGCAACGGCGCCGCATCCGGCAAAGGGTCCGGGCGGAGCCCGGGGAACCGTGGAAGGGCGGGTAGGGGACCTCGCCCCGCAGAGCCGGCCAACCCGCGGGTGAACGGGGTCCGGGCCAGCCGGGGCAGGGGCCGGGACCGCTCCAGGCCCGGGACGCGGAGGAAGCGGGACACCAGGTTCACCGGGCCCGCCGCCCGGAGGGTGGCGATCAGGTGGAGCCAGCCCGGGAGGCCGCCCAGGGCGTAGTGGGAGAGCGGGCGCAGCCGGCCCGCCCAGTGGCGGTGGAGGAACTCCGCCTTGTAGGAGGCCATGTCGACGCCGACGGGGCAGTCGCTGCGGCAGCCCTTGCAGCCGAGGCACAGATCCAGCGCCTCGGCGACCTCCGCCGACCGCCAGCCGTCGGTCACGATCTCCCCGGCCAGCATCTCGTGCAGCAGCCGCGCCCGCCCCCGCGTGGAGTGGCGTTCCTCGCCCGTGGCCCGGTACGACGGGCACATCACCCCCGGCCCCCCGACCTCGGTCGACCGGCACTTGGCGACGCCGACGCACCGCGCCACCTCCCCCGCGAAGGGCAAGCTGGGCAACACCGCGAAGCGGAGGTTCTCGTCGAGGCGGGCCGGGCGGACCAGGATCCCGGGGTTCATGCCGCCCGCCGGGTCCCAGACCCGCTTGTAGGACTCGAAGAGCCCGATCGCCGCGGGCCCGTACATCCGCGGCAGCAGTTCCGCCCGCGCCTGCCCGTCCCCGTGCTCCCCGGACAGGGAGCCGCCGTGCGCGACCACCAGGTCGGCGAGGTCCGAGGAGAAGGCGCGGAAGCGGGCCACGCCGGGCGGCGTCACCAGGTCGAAGTCGATCCGTACGTGCACGCAGCCCTCGCCGAAGTGGCCGTACGGGGATCCGCGCAGCCCGTGCTCCGCCAGCAGGGCCCGGAATTCCCGCAGGTAGGCGCCGAGCCGGGCGGGCGGTACCGCGCAGTCCTCCCACCCGGGCCAGGCCATGGTCCCGTCGGGCATCCGGGTGGCGGTGCCCGCCGCGTCCTCGCGGATCCGCCACAGGGCCCGCTGCGCCGCCGGGGCGGTGAGCAGCAGGCCGTCCACGGCGTCGGAGGCCCGCAGCACGGCCCGGGCGGCGCCCTCGTCGCGCATCTCCACGAACAGCCAGGCCCCGCCCCGCGGAAGCCCGGCGGCGGCCCCGCCCACCAGGTCGGCGGCCATCCCCTCCACGGTCAGCGGTCCGTACTCCAGCAGCCCCACCGCGGCGGCCGCGGCCGCGCTCTCGTCGGCGTACCCGAGGACGGCCAGCGCCGGTGCGGGCGGCAGCTCCACGAGCCGTACGAGCGCCTCGGTGACCACGCCGAGCGTGCCCTCGCTGCCGCAGAACGCCCGGGCCACCCCGGTGCCCCGCTCGGGGAGCAGCGCGTCCAGGCCGCCGTAGCCGGAGATCCGCCGCGCGAAGCCGTCGGCCGGGCCGCCGGCCATGCCGGTGCGCAGGACGGCCAGGTTCCCCGACACCAGCTCCCGCAGCCCGTCGGGCGCGCCCTGCCAGCCGGTGCCGAGCCGGTACGAGGCGCCGTCGTACGCCGTCACCGCCAGCTCGGCGACGTTGTCGGCGGTGGTCCCCCAGGCCACGGAGTGGGCCCCGCAGGCGTTGTTGCCGATCATCCCGCCGAGCGTGCAGCGGGAGTGCGTGGAGGGGTCCGGTCCGAAGGTCAGCCCGTGCGGGCGGGCCGCGTCCCGCAGCCGGTCGAGGACCAGGCCGGGCTGGACGACGGCGGTGCGGGCGGCCGGGTCCAGGGAGACGAGGGCGTCCAGGTGGCGGGTGAGGTCCAGGACGACGCCGACGCCCGTCGCCTGGCCCGCGATGGAGGTGCCGCCGCCGCGCGGCACGACCGGGACCCCGGCCGCGGCGCACACCGCGAGCGCGGCGGCCACGTCGTCGGCGTCGTACGGGGCGACCACGCCGACCGGGACGCGGCGGTA contains:
- a CDS encoding FAD-binding and (Fe-S)-binding domain-containing protein yields the protein MRRHGRAGGGGRLSGVTSPGELERTLRKNLRGEVDFGAAARALTTMDASNYRRVPVGVVAPYDADDVAAALAVCAAAGVPVVPRGGGTSIAGQATGVGVVLDLTRHLDALVSLDPAARTAVVQPGLVLDRLRDAARPHGLTFGPDPSTHSRCTLGGMIGNNACGAHSVAWGTTADNVAELAVTAYDGASYRLGTGWQGAPDGLRELVSGNLAVLRTGMAGGPADGFARRISGYGGLDALLPERGTGVARAFCGSEGTLGVVTEALVRLVELPPAPALAVLGYADESAAAAAAVGLLEYGPLTVEGMAADLVGGAAAGLPRGGAWLFVEMRDEGAARAVLRASDAVDGLLLTAPAAQRALWRIREDAAGTATRMPDGTMAWPGWEDCAVPPARLGAYLREFRALLAEHGLRGSPYGHFGEGCVHVRIDFDLVTPPGVARFRAFSSDLADLVVAHGGSLSGEHGDGQARAELLPRMYGPAAIGLFESYKRVWDPAGGMNPGILVRPARLDENLRFAVLPSLPFAGEVARCVGVAKCRSTEVGGPGVMCPSYRATGEERHSTRGRARLLHEMLAGEIVTDGWRSAEVAEALDLCLGCKGCRSDCPVGVDMASYKAEFLHRHWAGRLRPLSHYALGGLPGWLHLIATLRAAGPVNLVSRFLRVPGLERSRPLPRLARTPFTRGLAGSAGRGPLPALPRFPGLRPDPLPDAAPLQGTSPRTPAPQTPEGLDGAERHFSRPAFEDRGLGRSPRGSGAQPRGTVEGRVGDLAPQGPSGSGAEPGATGAATVVTVWPDTFTEYLAPEAGHAAVRVLRAAGLEPVVPAGRVCCGLTYISTGRLDTARRVLRRTLDAVGDPQGPVTVLEPSCAAALRTDLPALLPQDPRASRLAAAVRTFAETLEEHAPHWQPPRLDRPVAGQTHCHQHAVLGDGPDRRLRERAGLTGGLSGGCCGLAGNFGFEPGHHEVSVACAEEQLLPSLRAAAPGTEVLADGFSCRTQIAQLAGGRARHLAEVLAEGLHEGPPEPDAHGM